The sequence GGTGGAGGTGGACGGGATCGAACCGACGACCTTCGCATTGCGAACGCGACGCTCTCCCAACTGAGCTACACCCCCACAACTGGACTGCTGGCTGCTTGTCTGCGCCCCGGCGGTTTGGGGCCGCCGAAGTGGGTTGGGCTAGTACCGGACCCCTTTCATGCTGTCAAGCGCAAGGCGCAGCCAATAATTCCTGCGATTGACGTGCCGCGCACCGGGTGCCATAAAAACCCCTCGTTTCAGGCGTATCCTTCCCGCCCGTTTCACCTCCCCCGGTAATGTCTATCTCCCCCTCAAAGACGTTGAGCCCGGCCGAGCTCGCGAAGTTGGAGCACGCCTTCGCTTCCGACCCCTCGTCCGCCGCCTACAAGCCCCTCGCCGAGGCTTACCTGAGCATGGGTCGCTTCATGGAGGCGATGGTCGTCTGCAAGAAGGGGGTCAAGGCCCATCCCAACGCGGCGGACCCCCGCCTGCTGCTGGCTCGCGTCTACGCGGAGCAGGGCAAGGACAAGAAGGCGCTGGAAGAGGCGCTCGGCGCGCTCCAGGTGCAGCCCGAGGACAAGGCCGCGCTGCGCATGGCCGGCACGCTCCAGCTCAAGACGGGCGAGGCGGAGCCCGGCAAGGCCAACCTCCTGAAGGCGTACGGCGCGGACCCGGGTGACCCGGAGACCGTCACGCTCCTGCAGCAGTACAAGATCGACCTTCCCAAGCCCGCGGCGCCCACGCCGGTGGCCGCGCCGCCGGTGCTGGCGCCGGTGGCCGCGCCGACTCCGTCCGCTACCCAGCAGTCCGCCTCCGCCCTCGCGAGCGCCGCGGCGACGACGGGCGCCACGCAGCAGGCGTCCGCCACGCCCGCGCCCACGGCGAAGGCCACTCCGGCCGCCGCTCCGCCGCAGCAGCGTCAGGCGAGTGCTGCCAACACGGCCCGCGCGGAGAGCCCGGCGGCCCGTCAGGCGCCGCAGCCGCGCCGCGCGCCGGTGGTGGTGGAAGAGGTGGAGGAGGACGAGGACGACGACGCTCCGTCCTCGCGCCGCCGCCCGGCCAAGGGCGGTAGCGCCGGGAAGATGGTGACGCTGGCGCTGCTGGTGGCCATCCCGCTGTTCGCCATCGGCTACGGCTGGTACTCGTCGCACGCGAAGGCGCGCGCCCGTGAATTGAAGAAGTCGCTCGACGTGGCCAGCGAGCTGCTCAAGCGCGACTCGTTCGACAGCTACAAGAAGGCGTGTGAGGCGGCGGACAAGGCGCTGGAGGTGGACTCCGAGTCCACCATGGCGCACGGCTACCTGGCCTACGCGTACGCCATCCGCTGGGGCGAGCACGGCGGCGGCGACGACGCGCGCCACAAGGCCGAGGAGAACCTGGCCGCGGGCAAGCAGGGCAAGGACGTCAGCTCGCACCTCATCGCCGCCGAGGCCCTCATCCAGACGTACGGTGGCAAGGGCAAGGACGCGCTGGGCAAGCTCGAGGAGATTGTGAAGTCGTACGACGCCCAGGGCCGCTCCAGCTCGCTGCTCTACCTGACGCAGGGCCTCATCCAGATGAACGCCGGTGACCTGGAGCGCGCCCGCGACAGCCTGGAGCGCGCGCAGGTGCTGGCGCCGGACGACCCGCGCATCTACGCGGGGCTGGGCGCGGTGTACCGCCGCCTGGGCCAGGACAACACCGCCTGGAAGAACTACGACCTCGCCCTCCGGTACGAGAAGGACCACCCGGAGTCGCTGCTGGGCCGCTCGCTGCTGATGCTGGAGCAGGACACGCCCAACTACGGGCTGGCCGCCTCCATGCTGAAGAAGCTGCTGGAGTCGGACCCGCCGCCGTCGCCGCGTCAGCTCGCCGCCGCGCACCTGGCCCGCTCGCTGCTCATCAGCCGCGTGTCCGCGCAGATGGCCATGCCGGACATGAAGCCGGACATGCAGCAGAAGCTGTCCGAGGCCACCGGCGTGCCGCTCGACAAGGAGAAGGCGCGCCAGGAGATGGTGAAGAGCGAGGAGACCGGCTTCACGCTCGACAAGCAGAACCCGGAGCTGCACCTCATCAAGGGCCGCCGCCTGCTGGCGGAGAACAACTTCGACGCGGCCGTCGAGGAGATTCGCAAGGCCATCAAGGTGGACGGCACGCGCGCCCAGTTCTACGTCGAACTGGCCAAGGCCCTCATGGGCAAGCAGGGCGGCGAGAAGGAAGCCGCTGACGCCCTCCAGACGGCCCTCAAGACGATGGGCGACAGCCCCAAGCTCGTCGTCATGCTGGGCAACGCCTACCGCCGCCAGGGCAAGCTGGACGAGGCCCTGACGCAGTACCAGCGCGCGGTGAAGGACCCCAAGGCCAAGAATCCGGAGGCCCGGCTCGCCATGGGCGCCATCTACCGCGAGCGCTCGGACTGGGCGAAGGCGCAGGAGCAGCTCGAGAAGGCGAGCCAGGAGTTCATCGGCCAGTCGGACCGCGCGGCCATGGCCCTCACCGAGCTGGCGCGCGTCTACCAGGGCAAGGGTGACACGGCGAAGGCGGACGAGACGTACCAGCGCGCCCTCAACGCGGACGAGGGCTACAGCCCGGCCTACTACTTCTACGCCACCCTGCTGTCGAAGGACGCGAAGCAGAGCTCCAAGGCGAAGGATTTTGCCAAGGAGTACCTGAAGCGCGACCCGAGCGGCGAGCACGCCAACGCGGCCCGCGCGCTGGCCGGGGGCTGAGCGCCGTCCAGCGCTTCACAGTCCACCGGTGACAAGCGGGGCTGATGCGCGCGGGCAGTAGAACGCGCGGTCAGCCCCGTCGCCTTGATTGAAGGTGTCCCCGGCGGGCGGTATGCCCGGGAGCGTTTGCCTTCTCCTGCACACCTCCAGGATGTGAGCATGAGGCCCTCGGGCCTCGGGTGGCGGGGATGCCCGGCGGGCGGCCGTCCGTCACCGGCATCTCCGGGCGCCGTGTCCTTGCCCACCCCCCGGCGGTGCCTGTATGGGAGGGCCCTTCCCGCGCAGACAGCCCGTCTGTCGCGCCCTGCCTTCGGAGTCTGAGTGAGCGCGCGTGCCGAGTCCATGTCGACGACCGCGTCCGACCTGATCTCCCTGATGAAGCCGCGGCTCTCCAGCCTCGTGCTCATCACCACGGCGGGCGGCATGTTCCTGGCGCCCGGCCCGCTGAACACGGTGCGCGCGCTGGTGACGCTGCTGGCCACCGCCGGCACGGTGGGCGCGGCCAACGCGCTCAACTGCTACTGGGAGCGGCACAGCGACCAGTTCATGGCGCGCACGCGCAACCGGCCGTTGCCTTCCGGACGCATGGAGCCGTCGGTGGCGCTGTGGTTCGGCGTCTCCCTGGCGGCGGTGTCCCTGCCGGCGCTGGCGCTGGGCGCCAACCTGCTCACCGCGGGCCTGGGCCTCGTGGCGCTGCTCAGCTACGTGCTGGCCTACACGCCGCTGAAGCCGCGCACCTCCGCCGCCATGCTGGTGGGCGCGGTGCCCGGCGCGCTGCCCCCGCTGATGGGGTGGACGGCGGTGACGAACGTGGTGGACGCGGGCGGCTTCGCCCTCTTCGCCATCCTCTTCCTGTGGCAGATGCCGCACTTCATCGCCATCGCCCTCTTCCGCAAGGAGGAGTACGAGGCCGCGGGCCTCAAGTCGGTGCCGCTGGAGCGGGGGGACGAGTCCAGCCGCGCGCAGATTGTGCTGTACCTGGTCGCCCTGGTGCCGATGACGCTGTTGCCCTTCCAGCTCAACATCGCGGGCTTGTGGTACCTGGCCGCCGCGGTGCTGCTGGGACTGAGCTTCCTGGGCATGGGAGCGTGGGGGTTCTTCCGCAGGCTCGGGAAGCCCTGGGCGCGCCAGACGTTCTTCTATTCGCTCATCTATCTCACCGGCCTGTTCGCCGCGATGACGCTGGACCGCATCCCGCGCGGCTAGCGTGACGGAAGTGCCGCGGGGACGCCGCCCATGCCTGATACCTCGGTCTCCACCCCTCCGGCGCCCCTGCTCCAGATTGAGGGCCTCACGCGTCGCTTCAAGGACCGCGTCGCCGTGGACGGCTTGAGCCTGTCCGTGCGGCAGGGCGAAATCCTGGGCCTGCTGGGGCCCAACGGCGCGGGCAAGTCCACCACGTTCCAGGTGCTCGCGGGGCTGCTGGCCCCGGACGCGGGGCAGGTGCGCTTCGCCGGGAAGGTGCTGGCGCTGAGCGACCCGTCGCTGCGCCGGCAGATGGGCATCATCTTCCAGCGCAGCAGCCTGGATGACCTGCTCACCGCGCGGGAGAACCTGATGCTCGGCGCCCGGCTGTATGGGCTGGGCGGCGAGCGGGCGCGCGAGCGGGTGGAGTCCATGCTGGCGCTCATCGGCCTGGCCGACAGGGGCGACGAGAAGGTGGGCACGTGGTCCGGCGGCATGCGCCGCAGGCTGGAATTGGCGCGGGCGCTGGTGCACCAGCCGCGCGTGGTGCTGATGGACGAGCCCACGCAGGGCCTGGACGAGGCGGCCTTCCGCACCTTCTGGGCGCACCTGAAGCGGCTGCGCGACAGCGAGGGCGTCACGGTGCTGCTCACCACGCACCGCGCGGACGAGGCCGACGTGTGTGACAGGCTCGCGGTGCTGGACGCGGGGAAGCTGGTGGCGTGCGACACGCCGGCGGCGCTGGCCTCGCGCATGGGCGGCGACATCCTCACGCTGGAGGCGGCGGACCCGGAGGCGCTGGCGCGCGAGGTGCGCGAGCGGCTGGGGCTGGACGCGAAGGTGGTGGAGGGGCGGGTGCAGGTGGAGGCCGCGCAGGGCCATGCGCTGGTGCCGCGGTTGGTGGAGGCCTTTCCGGCCGGGCGGCTGACCTCCGTGTCGCTGCGTCGGCCCACGCTGGCGGACGTGTTCCTCCAGCTCACGGGGCGCACGCTGGGGGCGGACAAGCCCGCCGAGCCCGCGCCGAGGAGACGCCAATGAGTGCCGAGGTTTCCGCCGCCCGTCCGTCCGTGGACGCTCCCGTCTCCGCGCCGCAGGCCACCGAGGCCCGGCTGCCGGCCCCTGGGGCACCGGGCTCGCTGGCGTTGCAGTGGGCCACGGTGCGCGTGCTGCTGGTGCGCGACGTGGTGCGCTTCTTCCGTCAGCCCAGCCGCGTGGTGGGCGCGCTGGCGCAGCCCATCCTGTTCTGGTTCGTCATCGGCTCCGGCTTCGCGGGCTCGTTCCGCGTGGAGGGCGCGCAGGGGCTGGGCTACCAGCAGTTCTTCTTCCCCGGCGTCGTCACCATGGTGCTGCTGTTCAGCGCCATCTTCGCGACCATCACCGTCATCGAGGACCGGCGCGAGGGCTTCCTCCAGGCGGTGCTCGCCGGGCCCGGCTCGCGGCTGGCGGTGGTGCTGGGCAAGGCGCTGGGCTCGTCGGCGATTGCGATGATGCAGGCGTCGCTGTTCCTGCTGCTGGCTCCGCTGGCCGGGGTGAGCGCATCCACCGTCAACCTGCCGCTGCTGTTCACCGTCATGGTGCTGTCCGCGCTGGCGCTCACGGGCATGGGCATGTCGCTGGCGTGGTGGGTGCGCTCCAGCGCGGGCTACCACGCGGTGATGAGCATCGTCCTCTTGCCCATGTGGGTGCTGTCCGGGGCGATGTTCCCGCTGAAGGGCGCGGGCTCGTGGCTGGCGTGGGTGATGCGCGTCAACCCGATGCGCTTCTCCGTGGAGGGCGTGCGGCGCGCGCTGTACGGCGTGGAGGCGTCCGTGGCGGTGGGGCCCTCGTCCGTGGTGGGGCTGGAGGTGCCGGTGCTGCTGGCCTTCGCCACCGTGTTCCTCGGCCTGGCGGCCCTCAGCGTCAGCCGGCGCGAGTAGCCGGGCGCGAGGGGCTTGGACTTGCGGGGCCTCGTCGCAGTACGACGGGGCACCTGACGAACCCGATTCCCGAGGAGACTTCACGATGACGCTGCGCACGCTCGGTCTGACGCTGCTGGGCACCGCGGGCCTGCTGGCCCTTCCCGCCTGCCAGAAGGAGGAGGCGCCCGCTGCTCCGGCCGCCGCGCCCGCTTCGGCCGCGCCGGCTCCCGCTGCTCCCGCCGAGCCCCGCGCTCACGCGGCCACTCCCATCCAGGAGCCCGGCGCCCAGGGCACCACGGCGGCCGCCGCGCCGGTGGCTCCCGCGGGCAAGGGCGTGGTGCGCGGCACGGTGACGTTCGCCGGCACGGCGCCCGCCGCGGCCGACCTGCCGCCGAGCAATGACCCGGCCTGCGAGGGCATGTCCACGAAGGACGCCTCGGTGCTGGTGAAGGACGGCAAGCTGGCGAACGTGCTGGTGCGCGTGAAGGGTAACGTGGCGGGTGCTCCGCCCGCGCCGGCCGCGCCGGTGGTGGTGGACCAGTCGAAGTGCACCTACGTGCCGCGCGTGCAGGGCGCGGTGGTGGGGCAGCCGGTGGCCTTCAAGAACAGCGACGGGACGCTGCACAACGTGCGTGGCCTGGTGGGCACGAAGTCCGCGTTCAACGTGGCGCAGCCGCCCTCGGGCGCGCAGGTGCAGAAGACGCTGCCGGCCGACACGGAGGTGCTCAAGCTCAAGTGCGACGTGCACCCCTGGATGACGGCCTTCGTGGTGACGAACCCGAATCCGTACTTCGCCACCACGGGCGCGGACGGCACGTTCAGCCTCCAGGGCCTGCCCGCCGGCACGTACACGGTGGAGGCGTGGCACGAGTCGCTCGGCGCCAAGACGGCCGAGGTCACCGTGAAGGACGACGCGCCGGCCGAGGTCTCCTTCGCCTTCTCCGCCACGGACGCCTCCGCGAAGAAGTGAGCAGCTTGAAGGCATGACGGCGCACGGGCTCGCGCGCATGACGGCGTACGGGCTCGTGCGGGTGGGGTGAAGGCATGACGGCGCACGGGCTCGCGCGGGTGCGGTGGTGGTACCTGCGTGGGCTCGGGCTCGTCTTCTGTCTCGCGTTCGCCTCGGCGCTCCCGCAGGTGCCCGAGCTGTTCGGGCCGCAGGGGCTGAGCCCCGCCGCCGCATGGCTCGACTGGGCGCGTGAGTCGCTGGGTAGCGTGGAGGGCGTCGCGCGCCTGCCCACGCTGCTATGGCTCACGGGCGCGAGCACCGGCGCCATGAGGGGCATGTGCATCGCGGGCCTGCTGTGCGGCGGCCTGTTGGTGCTGAACGTGGCGCCGCGCTACGCGCTCGTGGGCGCGTGGGCCGCATATCTGTCCCTCACCGTCGTGGGCGGTGAGTTCCTCAGCTTCCAGTGGGACGTGCTGCTCTTGGAGACGGCACTCGTCTCGCTGCCGCTCACACCCGGGCACCTGTGGCCTCCCCGCGTCGCAACCGAGCCGCGATGGGAGGCGGTGCTCCTCGTCCGCTTCCTGCTGTTCCGGCTGATGGTGATGTCCGGCCTCGTGAAGCTCGCGAGCGGGGACCCGACATGGCGCGACTTCACCGCGCTCGAGTACCACTACTGGACGCAGCCGCTGCCGGACGCGCTGGCCTACTTCGCGCACCAACTCCCCGCCGCGCTCCAGCGAGCCAGCGCGGTGGCCATGTTCTCCATCGAGTTGCTGGTGCCATTCCTCCTCTTCGGGCCCCGGCGCGTGAGGCTCGTGGCGGCAACGCTACTGGCACTGCTCCAGGTGGGCATCCTCGCCACGGGGAGCTACGGCTTCTTCAATGTGCTGACGCTGGTGCTGTGCATTGCCGCGCTCGATGACGGCGTGCTGCGGCGGCTGCGCCTTCCGAGGACGGAGGACGTCGGGCCCGTGCGGCGCTCACTCGTGGGTACCGTGGCCTTCACCGTGTTCGCCGTCGTCTACGCCGTGCTCGGGCTGTCCCAGGACGTGGGGCGAGTCACGCCGTGGAGCCCTCCGAGGCTCGTGGCCACGGCACTCGACGCGGTGGAGCCGTTCCGAAGCATCAACACCTACGGCCTCTTCGCGGTGATGACCACGAAGCGCGAGGAAATCCTCATCGAGGGCAGCGACGACGGAAAGACGTGGCACGAGTACCTGCTGCGCTGGCGCCCGGGGCCCGTGGACGAGCGGCCTCGCGTGGCCACGCCGCACATGCCCCGGCTGGACTGGCAGATGTGGTTCGCCTCGCTGTCCACGTGCCGGGACAATCCGTGGCTGCTGCGCCTCCAGGACGCACTGCTTCGAGATGAGCCCCTGGTGAGCGAGTTCTTCCGCGACGGCACGCTGCCAGACACACCTCCTCGCTTCGTGCGCACGGTGCGCTACGACTACCGCTTCACGGACCTCGCCACGTTGCGAGCCACGGGCGCGTGGTGGACGCGCCGAGAGCTGGGGCCCTACTGCCCGCCGCTCATGCTGGAGAACGGTCAGCTCCAGCGGGCGGATGTGCCCTCTCCGTAGCGCGGCACGCGAGTCCTTCCTGCCGCACGTGTGTCCCGGTTGCCTCGTTTCGAGTCGTCCGAGCTGGCTTTCGGGCCCGGCATCCAACCTGCAATCCCCCCGAGGCGAGAGCGCGTCGGCATGAGCGACAACACCCGGGATGAAGCGATGCGAAGCGTTTGGACATTCGGGATGAAGTGGCATGCAGCGTTGATGCTGGCGGTGCTGGCCGTATGGCCAGGCCCGCGTGCCGCCGCGCAGTCAATGGATGAGGTTCCGAGACTCGCGACAGAGTTCGGCGAGCTCCTGGTCGAAGGCCCATTGCCGGAGGGCGAATCCATGTCGGCGCACCGCCTCGCCTGCGAGGGGCGCTTCTGTCTGTGGGAAGTCACCTTCGACCTTGGACCCTGCTCCGCCGCGTTCTGTGGGACCATCTTCCTGACGACGTCGGACCTCGAGGGTCATGCGCTGCACGCGTTCCAGGAACTGGAGATACGCGGCTCGAGGCGGGTGCGGTTTCTCGGGCCCCATCAGGTCGAGGTCATCACGGTGACCACCGCGGAGGATGACGACGGGTCCACCCCTTCCGCGGTGGACAGCACCTCCATCCGGCGCACGGTGCTGAAGCTGTCACGGGACGGCAAGAAGCTGGAGCTCGATGCCAATGCGTCTCGTGTGCCCGAGTGGAAGATGCAGTCCGCCAGGCCCAGCCGCACGCCCAGGCTGAAGCCCGCCACCCATCCGCCGGTGGGAGAGGACGTGCTCTCCAAGGCTCAGGCGGCCTGCGAATCCGAAACGCCGCTCCTGGCCCGGCACCATGAATGTCGTGAAGGCACCTGCGTGCTCATCGCGAGCCCCGTGGAGCATCGGAACCGCGAGCTCGAGTCCGGCGCCAACGAGTTCTGTGGAGGCGTATGCCTCGTGCTGGTGAAGGGGCAGGAGGTGCGCAGACCTCCCGTCGGAGCGGACGCGGACTGCATCGAGGTCACTCCGACGGCCTACCTGTTCTCCGGGCCCATGGGGATTCGAGGCGCCGAAGAGCTCTTCGACGCGATGTCCAGGAGCAGGCCCGGCTACATGGCCTTCAGCGGGGACGGTGGCCACGCGGAGGGTGCCAATCCCTATCCCATTCGCGAGGCGAAGACGCTGGAGGCCGCGCGCGTCCTGGCGCCCACCGTGCACGCGTACACGGTGGTGCATGTCGGCTGGGGGCTGGAGCACTGGAAGGGCGACAAGGACCTCGCCCTCGCGTGGCAGTTGATGCGAGCCGGCGACACGCTACGGCTCCACGCCGAGGTGGATGACGACGTGGTCGTCCCGTTCCGCGCGGGCGCGGGGTCGGGCATTCACTCGGACCACTTGGAGCTCACCGTGTGGAATCCCAACCTGCCGTCGACCGAGCAGGGGAGACCTGTGTTGCGCAAGCTGGGGATGCTCCTCGCGGAGAAGGGACAGGTCCAGGTCCGGCTGTGGACGGGCGACGAGGACGCGGCCTACGCACCCGCGCAGGGGACGTGGGGCCGGAGGAGCGGAGGCTATGTCGTGGACGTCACGCTGCCGCTCGAGGTCTTCCAGGAGTTGAAGCCGCTCGGCCGGGAGCAGGTGTCGGTGCAGGTCTCGGATGCGGACGCGCGCGGCCAGCAGGAGACGCTGATGGGCCACGAGGCGGGGCTCGACTTCTGGACGGAGTACCCGCCGAGCATCGACGAGTACCAGCGGCACACCGGCGAGGCCGGCTGAGGGGTCTTCCGCCCGGTGTCAGCCCACGGCGTTCGTGGAGGGGACACTGACCCCGGGCGGGCCCGCCTTGCGCACCGTGAAGCCCACCCGCGCGCCGCCGCCAGCGCGGTTCTCCGCGAAGGCCTCACCACCATGCGCACGCGCAATCCGCTGCACCAGCGCGAGCCCCAGTCCCAGCGAGCCCGCCTCGCGCGCCTCGCCGCCACGGTCCTTCCGGTAGAAGGGCTGGAAGATGCGCACCTCCTCGCCCGGCTGGAGGCCCTGGCCCCGGTCGTCCACGAAGAAAGCCAGGTGCTCGCCGCGCTCCTGGAGGCGCAGCGCCTCCGCGCCCGTGCCGTGCCTGCGCGCGTTCTCCAGCAGGTTCGCCAGCGCGCGGCCCAGCAGCGTCGCGTCTCCCTGAAGCCCCGCGTCCGCCGCCTCCACGTCCAGCAACTCCACCGACAGCCCCGCGCGCTCCAACGCCTGCGCCGCGAGCGTGCGCGCATCCAGCACCCGTGGCGTGAGCTGACCGAAGTCCAGTCGCGAGCTGGCCAGCAGCTCGCCCACCAGCGCGTCCAGCTCCACCACCTCGCGGTCCACCTGGTCCAGCGTCCTCGGGTTGCCACCGCCGTCGCGCAAGAGCTCCGTCAAGACGCGCATGCGCGCCAGCGGCGTGCGCAGCTCATGGGACACGGCCGCGAGCAGCTCGCGCTGGTCCGCCACCTGCTTCTCGATTCGCGCGGCCATGTCGTTGAAGGCGACGGCCAGCACCGCGAACTCGCCCGTGGTGTGCGGGAGCACCTCGGCGCGCGCGTCCAGCCTGCCCGCGCCCAGCGCCTCCGTGGCCTTCACCAGCGTGTCCACCGGCCGCGCCAGCCGCCGCGCCAGCTTCCCCGCCGCCATCCACAGCACCGCCCCTGCGAGGAACAGCGGCAGCGCCGCTCGCAGTGGATTGCGCGGACGGAAGGCCGAGTAGCACACGCGCACCACGCCCAGTGGGACGCCATTGCGTTCCACGGGCACGCTCAGCTCGGAGCGGCGGCACGGCTCACCCCCGCGCGACAGCAGCGCGTCCGAGGTGTCGCGCAGCTCCACGCCGATATCCAGGTCCGTGGCGACGGAGCGCACCAGCGCATCTCGCCGCGCGGGCTCGTCCCAGACCTCCTCGAAGCGGTGGGCCGCGAAGGTCCGCATCCGGTCGGTTTCCTGCTTCCACGTGTTGCCGCCCACCAGGTTCAACACCGTCACCACCACGAGGCCGGTGGCGAGGATGGACAGGCCGAACCAGAGGAACAGGCGCCGGTGCAGCCGCGCGCGCACGAAGTGCCCCAGCCGGCCCATGCGCCAGTAGTGGCGGTGCCAGCGCGCATGCTCCTGCATGTGACGACGCCAGTGGTGCATGCGGGCACGCGCCCAGGGCCCCCCAGGGCCCCAGGGGCCGCCGGGGCCCATGCCACCCCCACGCTCCCAGGAACCCGGGTCGCTTCCAGGCCCCCATGCGCCCGGGCCGTGGCCCATGCGACCGTCCCCATGCTC comes from Pyxidicoccus parkwaysis and encodes:
- a CDS encoding tetratricopeptide repeat protein; the protein is MSISPSKTLSPAELAKLEHAFASDPSSAAYKPLAEAYLSMGRFMEAMVVCKKGVKAHPNAADPRLLLARVYAEQGKDKKALEEALGALQVQPEDKAALRMAGTLQLKTGEAEPGKANLLKAYGADPGDPETVTLLQQYKIDLPKPAAPTPVAAPPVLAPVAAPTPSATQQSASALASAAATTGATQQASATPAPTAKATPAAAPPQQRQASAANTARAESPAARQAPQPRRAPVVVEEVEEDEDDDAPSSRRRPAKGGSAGKMVTLALLVAIPLFAIGYGWYSSHAKARARELKKSLDVASELLKRDSFDSYKKACEAADKALEVDSESTMAHGYLAYAYAIRWGEHGGGDDARHKAEENLAAGKQGKDVSSHLIAAEALIQTYGGKGKDALGKLEEIVKSYDAQGRSSSLLYLTQGLIQMNAGDLERARDSLERAQVLAPDDPRIYAGLGAVYRRLGQDNTAWKNYDLALRYEKDHPESLLGRSLLMLEQDTPNYGLAASMLKKLLESDPPPSPRQLAAAHLARSLLISRVSAQMAMPDMKPDMQQKLSEATGVPLDKEKARQEMVKSEETGFTLDKQNPELHLIKGRRLLAENNFDAAVEEIRKAIKVDGTRAQFYVELAKALMGKQGGEKEAADALQTALKTMGDSPKLVVMLGNAYRRQGKLDEALTQYQRAVKDPKAKNPEARLAMGAIYRERSDWAKAQEQLEKASQEFIGQSDRAAMALTELARVYQGKGDTAKADETYQRALNADEGYSPAYYFYATLLSKDAKQSSKAKDFAKEYLKRDPSGEHANAARALAGG
- the cyoE gene encoding heme o synthase, with translation MSARAESMSTTASDLISLMKPRLSSLVLITTAGGMFLAPGPLNTVRALVTLLATAGTVGAANALNCYWERHSDQFMARTRNRPLPSGRMEPSVALWFGVSLAAVSLPALALGANLLTAGLGLVALLSYVLAYTPLKPRTSAAMLVGAVPGALPPLMGWTAVTNVVDAGGFALFAILFLWQMPHFIAIALFRKEEYEAAGLKSVPLERGDESSRAQIVLYLVALVPMTLLPFQLNIAGLWYLAAAVLLGLSFLGMGAWGFFRRLGKPWARQTFFYSLIYLTGLFAAMTLDRIPRG
- a CDS encoding ABC transporter ATP-binding protein, which gives rise to MPDTSVSTPPAPLLQIEGLTRRFKDRVAVDGLSLSVRQGEILGLLGPNGAGKSTTFQVLAGLLAPDAGQVRFAGKVLALSDPSLRRQMGIIFQRSSLDDLLTARENLMLGARLYGLGGERARERVESMLALIGLADRGDEKVGTWSGGMRRRLELARALVHQPRVVLMDEPTQGLDEAAFRTFWAHLKRLRDSEGVTVLLTTHRADEADVCDRLAVLDAGKLVACDTPAALASRMGGDILTLEAADPEALAREVRERLGLDAKVVEGRVQVEAAQGHALVPRLVEAFPAGRLTSVSLRRPTLADVFLQLTGRTLGADKPAEPAPRRRQ
- a CDS encoding ABC transporter permease codes for the protein MSAEVSAARPSVDAPVSAPQATEARLPAPGAPGSLALQWATVRVLLVRDVVRFFRQPSRVVGALAQPILFWFVIGSGFAGSFRVEGAQGLGYQQFFFPGVVTMVLLFSAIFATITVIEDRREGFLQAVLAGPGSRLAVVLGKALGSSAIAMMQASLFLLLAPLAGVSASTVNLPLLFTVMVLSALALTGMGMSLAWWVRSSAGYHAVMSIVLLPMWVLSGAMFPLKGAGSWLAWVMRVNPMRFSVEGVRRALYGVEASVAVGPSSVVGLEVPVLLAFATVFLGLAALSVSRRE
- a CDS encoding carboxypeptidase regulatory-like domain-containing protein → MTLRTLGLTLLGTAGLLALPACQKEEAPAAPAAAPASAAPAPAAPAEPRAHAATPIQEPGAQGTTAAAAPVAPAGKGVVRGTVTFAGTAPAAADLPPSNDPACEGMSTKDASVLVKDGKLANVLVRVKGNVAGAPPAPAAPVVVDQSKCTYVPRVQGAVVGQPVAFKNSDGTLHNVRGLVGTKSAFNVAQPPSGAQVQKTLPADTEVLKLKCDVHPWMTAFVVTNPNPYFATTGADGTFSLQGLPAGTYTVEAWHESLGAKTAEVTVKDDAPAEVSFAFSATDASAKK
- a CDS encoding lipase maturation factor family protein, encoding MTAHGLARVRWWYLRGLGLVFCLAFASALPQVPELFGPQGLSPAAAWLDWARESLGSVEGVARLPTLLWLTGASTGAMRGMCIAGLLCGGLLVLNVAPRYALVGAWAAYLSLTVVGGEFLSFQWDVLLLETALVSLPLTPGHLWPPRVATEPRWEAVLLVRFLLFRLMVMSGLVKLASGDPTWRDFTALEYHYWTQPLPDALAYFAHQLPAALQRASAVAMFSIELLVPFLLFGPRRVRLVAATLLALLQVGILATGSYGFFNVLTLVLCIAALDDGVLRRLRLPRTEDVGPVRRSLVGTVAFTVFAVVYAVLGLSQDVGRVTPWSPPRLVATALDAVEPFRSINTYGLFAVMTTKREEILIEGSDDGKTWHEYLLRWRPGPVDERPRVATPHMPRLDWQMWFASLSTCRDNPWLLRLQDALLRDEPLVSEFFRDGTLPDTPPRFVRTVRYDYRFTDLATLRATGAWWTRRELGPYCPPLMLENGQLQRADVPSP
- a CDS encoding HAMP domain-containing sensor histidine kinase, with the protein product MQEHARWHRHYWRMGRLGHFVRARLHRRLFLWFGLSILATGLVVVTVLNLVGGNTWKQETDRMRTFAAHRFEEVWDEPARRDALVRSVATDLDIGVELRDTSDALLSRGGEPCRRSELSVPVERNGVPLGVVRVCYSAFRPRNPLRAALPLFLAGAVLWMAAGKLARRLARPVDTLVKATEALGAGRLDARAEVLPHTTGEFAVLAVAFNDMAARIEKQVADQRELLAAVSHELRTPLARMRVLTELLRDGGGNPRTLDQVDREVVELDALVGELLASSRLDFGQLTPRVLDARTLAAQALERAGLSVELLDVEAADAGLQGDATLLGRALANLLENARRHGTGAEALRLQERGEHLAFFVDDRGQGLQPGEEVRIFQPFYRKDRGGEAREAGSLGLGLALVQRIARAHGGEAFAENRAGGGARVGFTVRKAGPPGVSVPSTNAVG